One region of Mangifera indica cultivar Alphonso chromosome 3, CATAS_Mindica_2.1, whole genome shotgun sequence genomic DNA includes:
- the LOC123210297 gene encoding UDP-glycosyltransferase 83A1-like isoform X1: MSEQPHVLVIPYPAQGHVAPLLKLATKIAEHGIKVTFVNTEFIEAKVMASIPEKAKEWRLIKFVSIADGIEQEEDRKDFAKTRDTMLRVMPGKLKDLIEKIKQSSENEKITCVIADISARWALEVAQTMGISRAPFIPFGPACLALSFHITRLIKDGILDNNGKAMIDGLISISENSLPWKENELCWTCRGKEKIQKFIFESMRSSVQYVKMSNWVLSNSFYELDSSSCDLVANILPIGPILATNNSWHLAGSLRPEDSSCLNWLDEQPLGSVIYVSLGSTTTLNQQQFEELALGLEFSGQPFLWVVRSDLVKDSIAEFPDGFKERIAGRGKIVEWAAQEKVLAHSSIACFVSHCGWNSTLEGLSMGVPFLCWPYFADQCQNRNYICEVWKIGLNLSLDEKGIVTKDEIQTKITKLLSDASIKENALKVKEKAANSLVEGGSSFENFKRFIVEMKSI, encoded by the exons ATGAGCGAGCAGCCGCATGTACTGGTTATTCCTTATCCGGCACAAGGCCATGTAGCACCTCTTCTGAAATTGGCAACAAAGATTGCTGAACATGGAATCAAGGTCACCTTTGTTAACACCGAGTTCATTGAGGCCAAAGTCATGGCTTCAATACCGGAGAAAGCTAAGGAATGGAGACTTATAAAGTTTGTTTCAATTGCAGATGGAATCGAACAAGAGGAAGATCGGAAAGATTTCGCGAAGACTAGAGATACCATGTTGAGAGTTATGCCTGGTAAGTTGAAGGACTTGATTGAGAAGATTAAACAATCAAGTGAGAATGAGAAGATCACATGTGTTATTGCTGATATATCTGCTCGATGGGCGCTGGAAGTTGCCCAAACCATGGGAATTTCAAGAGCTCCATTTATACCTTTTGGACCAGCATGCTTAGCCTTGTCATTTCATATTACAAGGCTGATTAAGGATGGAATTTTGGATAATAATG GAAAAGCTATGATTGATGGGTTGATCTCAATATCAGAAAATAGTCTTCCctggaaagaaaatgaattatgTTGGACCTGCCGAGGTAAAGAAAAGATTCAGAAGTTTATTTTTGAATCTATGCGTTCTAGTGTCCAATATGTGAAAATGTCCAATTGGGTTCTTTCTAACTCATTTTATGAACTGGACtcatcatcatgtgatttggtTGCCAACATATTACCGATTGGTCCAATACTTGCTACCAATAATTCATGGCATTTGGCTGGAAGCCTTAGGCCTGAGGACTCAAGTTGTTTAAACTGGCTTGATGAACAACCGCTAGGCTCAGTCATTTATGTCTCATTGGGCAGCACAACAACCCTAAATCAGCAACAATTTGAGGAATTGGCGCTTGGTCTTGAATTCTCAGGCCAACCGTTTCTGTGGGTTGTTCGATCAGACCTTGTGAAAGATTCAATTGCCGAATTTCCAGATGGTTTTAAAGAGAGAATAGCCGGCCGAGGCAAGATTGTTGAATGGGCAGCTCAAGAAAAGGTGTTAGCTCACTCTTCTATTGCTTGCTTTGTAAGTCATTGTGGATGGAATTCAACGTTGGAAGGATTAAGCATGGGAGTGCCATTTCTGTGTTGGCCTTACTTTGCGGATCAATGTCAAAACAGAAATTATATTTGTGAAGTTTGGAagattggtttaaatttatCCTTAGATGAGAAAGGGATTGTTACAAAGGATGAAATACAAACAAAGATCACAAAATTGCTTAGCGACGCAAGTATCAAAGAAAATGCATTGAAGGTGAAGGAAAAGGCTGCAAATAGTCTGGTTGAAGGTGGatcatcatttgaaaattttaagagatttattGTTGAAATGAAGTCTATTTAA
- the LOC123210297 gene encoding UDP-glycosyltransferase 83A1-like isoform X2 produces the protein MLRVMPGKLKDLIEKIKQSSENEKITCVIADISARWALEVAQTMGISRAPFIPFGPACLALSFHITRLIKDGILDNNGKAMIDGLISISENSLPWKENELCWTCRGKEKIQKFIFESMRSSVQYVKMSNWVLSNSFYELDSSSCDLVANILPIGPILATNNSWHLAGSLRPEDSSCLNWLDEQPLGSVIYVSLGSTTTLNQQQFEELALGLEFSGQPFLWVVRSDLVKDSIAEFPDGFKERIAGRGKIVEWAAQEKVLAHSSIACFVSHCGWNSTLEGLSMGVPFLCWPYFADQCQNRNYICEVWKIGLNLSLDEKGIVTKDEIQTKITKLLSDASIKENALKVKEKAANSLVEGGSSFENFKRFIVEMKSI, from the exons ATGTTGAGAGTTATGCCTGGTAAGTTGAAGGACTTGATTGAGAAGATTAAACAATCAAGTGAGAATGAGAAGATCACATGTGTTATTGCTGATATATCTGCTCGATGGGCGCTGGAAGTTGCCCAAACCATGGGAATTTCAAGAGCTCCATTTATACCTTTTGGACCAGCATGCTTAGCCTTGTCATTTCATATTACAAGGCTGATTAAGGATGGAATTTTGGATAATAATG GAAAAGCTATGATTGATGGGTTGATCTCAATATCAGAAAATAGTCTTCCctggaaagaaaatgaattatgTTGGACCTGCCGAGGTAAAGAAAAGATTCAGAAGTTTATTTTTGAATCTATGCGTTCTAGTGTCCAATATGTGAAAATGTCCAATTGGGTTCTTTCTAACTCATTTTATGAACTGGACtcatcatcatgtgatttggtTGCCAACATATTACCGATTGGTCCAATACTTGCTACCAATAATTCATGGCATTTGGCTGGAAGCCTTAGGCCTGAGGACTCAAGTTGTTTAAACTGGCTTGATGAACAACCGCTAGGCTCAGTCATTTATGTCTCATTGGGCAGCACAACAACCCTAAATCAGCAACAATTTGAGGAATTGGCGCTTGGTCTTGAATTCTCAGGCCAACCGTTTCTGTGGGTTGTTCGATCAGACCTTGTGAAAGATTCAATTGCCGAATTTCCAGATGGTTTTAAAGAGAGAATAGCCGGCCGAGGCAAGATTGTTGAATGGGCAGCTCAAGAAAAGGTGTTAGCTCACTCTTCTATTGCTTGCTTTGTAAGTCATTGTGGATGGAATTCAACGTTGGAAGGATTAAGCATGGGAGTGCCATTTCTGTGTTGGCCTTACTTTGCGGATCAATGTCAAAACAGAAATTATATTTGTGAAGTTTGGAagattggtttaaatttatCCTTAGATGAGAAAGGGATTGTTACAAAGGATGAAATACAAACAAAGATCACAAAATTGCTTAGCGACGCAAGTATCAAAGAAAATGCATTGAAGGTGAAGGAAAAGGCTGCAAATAGTCTGGTTGAAGGTGGatcatcatttgaaaattttaagagatttattGTTGAAATGAAGTCTATTTAA